A window of Corallococcus macrosporus DSM 14697 contains these coding sequences:
- a CDS encoding DedA family protein — translation MQELLTNLLGDSQGFFAYATVFGILVACGLGVPLPEDISLILGGFLAHKGAANLSVMMVVGFAGILVGDSLIYLAGRRLGGRLGREGSGGFFARIVTPEKRAKVEGLFGKHGHKVVCIARFMPGVRAVTYFTAGSVGMSYWRFIFWDGLAALLSAPVFIWLGFHFGGELDTMIAKFKEGQFAVMGVLAVAAVGYFVWRRRQAAQRAQAAVVEPVPVPALVHESVPAPLRTPVASGTADALFVAAPEQAAATDSAHELQKS, via the coding sequence GTGCAAGAACTTCTCACCAACCTCCTTGGCGACTCGCAGGGCTTCTTCGCCTATGCCACCGTGTTCGGCATCCTGGTGGCCTGCGGTCTGGGTGTTCCCCTGCCGGAGGACATCTCCCTCATCCTCGGGGGCTTCCTGGCCCACAAGGGCGCCGCCAACCTTTCGGTGATGATGGTGGTCGGCTTCGCGGGCATCCTCGTGGGGGACAGCCTCATCTACCTCGCGGGTCGCCGGCTGGGCGGGCGGCTGGGACGTGAGGGCAGCGGTGGCTTCTTCGCCCGCATCGTCACGCCGGAGAAACGCGCGAAGGTGGAAGGGCTGTTCGGCAAGCACGGGCACAAGGTCGTCTGCATCGCCCGCTTCATGCCCGGCGTGCGCGCGGTGACGTACTTCACGGCCGGCTCCGTGGGCATGTCCTACTGGCGCTTCATCTTCTGGGACGGCCTGGCCGCGCTGCTGTCCGCGCCCGTGTTCATCTGGCTGGGCTTCCACTTCGGCGGCGAGCTCGACACGATGATCGCCAAGTTCAAGGAAGGGCAGTTCGCCGTCATGGGCGTGCTGGCCGTGGCCGCGGTCGGCTACTTCGTGTGGCGCCGCCGGCAGGCCGCGCAGCGCGCCCAGGCCGCCGTCGTGGAGCCGGTGCCGGTGCCCGCGCTGGTCCACGAGTCGGTGCCCGCGCCGCTGCGGACGCCGGTCGCCTCCGGCACGGCCGACGCGCTGTTCGTCGCGGCGCCGGAGCAGGCCGCCGCCACCGACAGCGCGCACGAGCTGCAGAAGTCGTAG
- a CDS encoding cyclic nucleotide-binding domain-containing protein: MALVPATTLKTCPLFKGFTDTGIQIFAGVAVARAFPKGTALFAEGKAGESLLIVAEGTVRLSAKSASGEDVSLGEVGSGEPLGELALVQKGERLCTATAVTDVSALEIRAADFQKLLATKPQACVKLLMGIVAHFGQKARENRDMLRTLIGKAPAA; encoded by the coding sequence ATGGCTCTCGTGCCTGCCACAACGCTCAAGACGTGTCCGCTTTTCAAGGGTTTCACGGACACCGGCATCCAGATCTTCGCCGGGGTCGCTGTCGCACGCGCGTTCCCCAAGGGGACGGCGCTCTTCGCCGAAGGCAAGGCGGGGGAGTCGCTCCTCATCGTGGCGGAAGGCACCGTGCGCTTGAGCGCGAAGAGCGCCTCCGGTGAGGACGTGTCCCTGGGCGAGGTCGGCTCCGGCGAACCCCTGGGCGAGCTGGCGCTGGTGCAGAAGGGTGAGCGGTTGTGCACCGCCACCGCCGTCACCGACGTGTCCGCGCTGGAGATTCGCGCCGCGGACTTCCAGAAGCTGCTGGCCACCAAGCCCCAGGCCTGCGTGAAGCTGCTGATGGGCATCGTCGCCCACTTTGGCCAGAAAGCCCGGGAGAACCGGGACATGCTGCGCACGCTCATCGGAAAAGCGCCCGCGGCCTGA
- a CDS encoding gamma carbonic anhydrase family protein, translated as MPLRPFRGVSPRVHPGCFVDDSAQLVGDIEVGEDASVWFNCVLRGDVNPIRIGKRTNVQDLSLIHVTSGRSATTVGDDVTVGHHVILHGCTIGNRVLVGMGATIMDDAEVGDDCIIGAGALLTPGTKIPPGSLVVGSPGRVKRPITDAEREFLLMSAQHYVLLAGEYRTDR; from the coding sequence ATGCCGCTGAGGCCCTTCCGAGGCGTGTCGCCCCGCGTCCACCCCGGCTGCTTCGTGGACGACTCCGCCCAGCTCGTGGGCGACATCGAGGTGGGGGAGGACGCCTCCGTCTGGTTCAACTGCGTGCTGCGCGGGGACGTGAACCCCATCCGCATCGGGAAGCGCACCAACGTGCAGGACCTGTCCCTGATTCACGTCACCAGCGGCCGCTCCGCCACCACCGTGGGGGACGACGTGACGGTGGGACACCACGTCATCCTCCATGGGTGCACCATTGGAAACCGGGTGCTGGTGGGCATGGGCGCCACCATCATGGATGACGCGGAGGTGGGGGATGACTGCATCATCGGCGCCGGGGCCCTGCTGACGCCGGGCACGAAGATTCCCCCGGGCTCACTGGTGGTGGGCTCGCCGGGCCGGGTGAAGCGCCCCATCACCGATGCGGAGCGGGAGTTCCTCCTGATGTCCGCCCAGCACTACGTGCTGCTCGCGGGCGAGTACCGCACGGACCGCTGA
- the miaB gene encoding tRNA (N6-isopentenyl adenosine(37)-C2)-methylthiotransferase MiaB, which produces MKRYFIHTFGCQMNVNDSLRMSEVLSQMSYAPTPVPDNADLIILNTCSIREKAEDKMLSALGRYKPVKASRGALIGVGGCVAQQEKDKLLKKVPYLDFVFGPDNIARLPDIIGRVSAERERVVETAFVNSEEYVFPRADPETSRGKVTEFVTVMKGCDNVCSFCIVPHTRGREVSRAFPDVLVEVADLAKVGVREVTLIGQNVNSYAGGISFAQLLLRTAEVPGIERVRFTTSHPHDLSDELIEAFRVQPKITPHFHLPVQCGSDRILKMMRRDYTVEQYLERLAKLREARPGIAVTTDIIVGFPGETEEEFELTLKLTEQVRYDNQFSFVYSPRPKTGAALREKDWGPVPHEVKIARLERLQKLQRRISGEITAALVGSEVEVMVEGHSRYDATKRFGRTPENRTVNFEGDAPAGAFVTVQVERATPNQLAGKQVALLKPPTVEPLPVPLAENPFHVVAEA; this is translated from the coding sequence ATGAAGCGCTATTTCATCCACACCTTCGGCTGCCAGATGAACGTCAACGACTCGCTCCGGATGAGCGAGGTGTTGAGCCAGATGTCCTACGCGCCGACGCCGGTGCCGGACAACGCCGACCTCATCATCCTCAACACCTGCTCCATCCGGGAGAAGGCCGAGGACAAGATGCTGTCCGCCCTGGGCCGGTACAAGCCGGTGAAGGCCAGCCGCGGCGCGCTGATTGGCGTGGGCGGCTGCGTGGCGCAGCAGGAGAAGGACAAGCTCCTCAAGAAGGTGCCCTACCTGGACTTCGTCTTCGGCCCCGACAACATCGCGCGCCTGCCGGACATCATCGGCCGGGTGTCCGCGGAGCGGGAGCGGGTGGTGGAGACGGCCTTCGTGAACTCGGAGGAGTACGTCTTCCCGCGCGCGGACCCGGAGACGTCCCGCGGCAAGGTCACCGAGTTCGTCACGGTGATGAAGGGCTGCGACAACGTCTGCTCGTTCTGCATCGTGCCGCACACGCGTGGCCGCGAGGTGAGCCGGGCGTTCCCCGACGTGCTCGTGGAGGTGGCGGACCTGGCCAAGGTGGGCGTGCGCGAGGTGACGCTCATCGGGCAGAACGTGAACTCGTACGCGGGCGGCATCTCCTTCGCGCAGCTCCTGCTGCGCACCGCGGAGGTGCCGGGCATCGAGCGCGTGCGCTTCACCACCAGCCACCCGCACGACTTGTCCGACGAGCTGATCGAAGCCTTCCGCGTGCAGCCAAAGATCACCCCGCACTTCCACCTGCCGGTGCAGTGCGGCAGCGACCGCATCCTGAAGATGATGCGCCGCGACTACACGGTGGAGCAGTACCTGGAGCGCCTGGCGAAGCTGCGCGAGGCGCGGCCGGGCATCGCCGTCACCACGGACATCATCGTCGGCTTCCCCGGGGAGACCGAGGAGGAGTTCGAGCTGACGCTGAAGCTCACCGAGCAGGTCCGCTACGACAACCAGTTCTCCTTCGTCTACAGCCCGCGTCCGAAGACGGGCGCGGCCCTGCGCGAGAAGGACTGGGGCCCGGTGCCGCACGAGGTGAAGATCGCCCGCCTGGAGCGGCTGCAGAAGCTGCAGCGGCGCATCAGCGGTGAAATCACCGCGGCGCTCGTGGGCTCGGAGGTGGAGGTCATGGTGGAGGGGCACTCGCGCTATGACGCCACCAAGCGCTTCGGCCGCACGCCGGAGAACCGCACCGTCAACTTCGAGGGGGACGCCCCCGCGGGCGCCTTCGTGACGGTGCAGGTGGAGCGCGCCACGCCCAACCAGCTCGCCGGCAAGCAGGTGGCGCTGCTCAAGCCGCCCACGGTGGAGCCGCTCCCGGTGCCCCTGGCGGAGAACCCCTTCCACGTCGTCGCGGAGGCTTGA